In the Deinococcus yavapaiensis KR-236 genome, one interval contains:
- a CDS encoding S8 family serine peptidase — MKNVRAICLLGLSLSLAACGSTPSSVTASTSDLATQGVRSETAARYLVGFKAGKGVDRKAISRAGGQLGRSFDRIEAASVTLTPSAAQKLASDPSVEYVERVELRYQAGGPAADTDGLVSIAGTTLGKPGGTLGGLNATWSQQGEITYGDQALNVPQLYGMNQRGAGIGVCVVDTGIDGDHPELAAALKGYKNFVLADSPQRDDPFTNDVNGHGTHVSGTIAAQLGSESSGLLHQMTWQGGVLGVAPSVNLYAARVLGDTGYGTTEDVIAGVLWCAGKVALGEERHMVINMSLGSGKPKAAAEQYETRTERRAMQAAYDMGALLVGAAGNDASKEPHYPSDHPSVIKVGAVNAKGDLASFSNYNSKQELVAPGDQVLSSVPVGFGRDGSVSVPGFSFASMEAATGSAVSSVTGVITATATASNQLCGVGTIDATLSGKIALISRGTCTFAEKVTNAVNSGAIGAIIYNNRAGDFGADLGSDKSIPVVTILQADGQALLQALTASTTGSLSVKTADYAYYGGTSMATPHVSGAAALVWAAKPNLTNEQLRKLLSDTATDLGPNGRDNFFGNGLVNPLAAIQTP; from the coding sequence ATGAAGAACGTCCGTGCCATCTGTCTTTTAGGCTTGTCGCTTTCGCTCGCCGCTTGCGGTTCGACGCCTTCGAGCGTCACCGCCTCCACCTCGGACCTCGCCACGCAAGGCGTGCGCAGTGAAACGGCCGCCCGTTACCTCGTGGGGTTCAAAGCGGGCAAAGGCGTCGACCGTAAAGCGATTTCCCGCGCGGGCGGACAACTCGGCCGCTCCTTCGACCGCATCGAGGCCGCGTCCGTCACCCTCACCCCGTCCGCCGCGCAAAAGCTCGCGTCGGATCCCAGCGTCGAGTACGTCGAGCGCGTGGAATTGCGCTACCAAGCGGGCGGTCCGGCCGCCGACACGGACGGCCTCGTCTCCATCGCCGGAACGACGCTCGGCAAGCCGGGCGGCACCCTCGGCGGCCTCAACGCCACGTGGAGCCAACAAGGCGAAATCACGTACGGCGATCAAGCCCTCAACGTGCCGCAACTGTACGGCATGAACCAGCGCGGCGCGGGCATCGGCGTGTGCGTCGTCGATACGGGCATCGACGGGGACCACCCCGAACTCGCGGCGGCCTTGAAAGGCTACAAGAACTTCGTGCTGGCGGACTCGCCTCAACGTGACGACCCTTTCACGAACGATGTCAACGGTCACGGCACGCACGTCAGCGGCACGATCGCCGCTCAGCTCGGCAGTGAGTCCTCGGGTCTGCTGCACCAAATGACGTGGCAAGGCGGCGTGCTCGGCGTCGCTCCGAGCGTGAACTTGTACGCGGCGCGCGTGCTCGGCGACACCGGGTACGGCACGACCGAGGACGTCATCGCGGGCGTTTTGTGGTGCGCGGGCAAGGTCGCGCTCGGTGAAGAGCGGCACATGGTCATCAACATGTCGCTCGGTTCCGGCAAGCCCAAAGCGGCCGCCGAGCAGTACGAGACGCGCACGGAACGCCGCGCCATGCAAGCCGCGTACGACATGGGCGCCCTGCTGGTCGGCGCGGCGGGTAACGACGCGAGCAAGGAACCGCACTACCCGTCCGATCACCCCAGCGTCATCAAGGTGGGCGCCGTGAACGCGAAGGGTGACCTGGCGAGCTTCTCGAACTACAACTCCAAGCAGGAACTCGTCGCGCCGGGCGATCAAGTGCTTTCGAGCGTGCCCGTAGGCTTTGGCCGCGACGGCTCGGTGAGCGTGCCGGGCTTCTCCTTCGCGAGCATGGAGGCCGCTACCGGCTCGGCCGTCAGCTCGGTCACGGGCGTGATCACCGCGACGGCCACCGCCAGCAACCAGTTGTGCGGCGTGGGCACGATCGATGCCACCCTGAGCGGCAAGATCGCCTTGATCTCGCGCGGCACGTGCACCTTCGCCGAGAAGGTCACCAACGCCGTGAACAGCGGCGCCATCGGCGCGATCATTTACAACAACCGCGCCGGGGATTTCGGAGCGGACTTGGGCAGCGACAAGAGCATTCCCGTCGTGACGATCCTGCAAGCCGACGGGCAGGCGTTGCTGCAAGCGCTGACGGCGTCCACCACGGGCTCCTTGTCCGTGAAGACCGCCGATTACGCCTACTACGGCGGCACGAGCATGGCGACGCCGCACGTGTCGGGCGCGGCGGCCCTCGTGTGGGCGGCCAAGCCGAACCTCACGAACGAGCAACTGCGCAAGTTGCTGTCCGACACCGCCACCGACCTCGGTCCTAACGGTCGCGACAACTTCTTCGGCAACGGACTCGTCAACCCGCTCGCGGCGATTCAAACCCCGTAA
- a CDS encoding dihydrolipoamide acetyltransferase family protein, with translation MPKELLLPELAESVVEGEILKWLVQEGERVEKDQPVVEVMTDKVTVELPSPYAGVLSKRLVKEGDIVAVHSALAIIEDSVGAASAAPARELVAAGSASAQQALQTTAESPATTTAKLPVTAVEERSIVEAGVKEDKGDDGSLFKAFAGDDKITMPALGKAPGASTAPSNAHGRVLAVPAARQLARELGVDLNDVKGSGPNGRVRVADVHTFAMQKERASQQQAKAPVGSGLPVPPPQYKTPKGYEHLETRTPLRGMRRVISNAMQASHLYTVRTLTVDEVNMTKLVALRARVKDDAEKAGAKISYLPFIFKAIATALRKFPSLNTSFDEATGEIVHKSYYNIGMAVAAEAGLLVPVLRDVDRKSIVELAKEVVDLAGRTRDGKLSADELTGSTFSVTNIGSIGALFSFPIINVPDAAILGIHSIQKRPIVNDRDEIEVAHMMYLSLSFDHRLVDGAEAARFCKEVIRLLENPDTLLLEGI, from the coding sequence ATGCCCAAGGAACTGCTCCTGCCCGAACTCGCCGAATCCGTCGTGGAAGGCGAGATCCTCAAGTGGCTCGTCCAGGAAGGCGAGCGCGTCGAGAAGGACCAGCCCGTCGTGGAGGTCATGACGGACAAGGTGACGGTCGAACTGCCGTCTCCGTACGCCGGGGTGCTTTCGAAGCGCCTCGTGAAGGAAGGCGACATCGTCGCCGTGCACTCGGCCCTCGCGATCATCGAGGACTCGGTCGGCGCGGCGTCGGCGGCGCCCGCGCGTGAACTCGTGGCGGCGGGAAGCGCGTCCGCTCAGCAAGCGCTGCAGACGACCGCCGAGAGCCCCGCCACGACGACGGCGAAGCTTCCCGTCACGGCCGTCGAGGAGCGCTCGATCGTGGAGGCGGGCGTCAAAGAGGACAAGGGCGACGACGGCAGTCTCTTCAAGGCCTTCGCGGGCGACGACAAGATCACGATGCCCGCGCTCGGAAAGGCTCCCGGAGCCTCGACCGCTCCTTCGAACGCGCACGGCCGCGTCCTCGCCGTGCCCGCCGCGCGTCAACTCGCCCGCGAACTCGGCGTCGACTTGAACGACGTCAAGGGCAGCGGGCCCAACGGGCGCGTGCGCGTCGCCGACGTGCACACCTTCGCGATGCAAAAGGAACGCGCCTCGCAGCAGCAAGCCAAGGCTCCCGTCGGATCCGGCTTGCCCGTGCCGCCGCCTCAGTACAAGACGCCCAAAGGCTACGAGCACTTGGAGACGCGCACGCCGCTTCGTGGCATGCGCCGCGTCATCTCGAACGCGATGCAGGCGTCGCACCTCTACACCGTTCGCACGCTCACCGTCGACGAAGTCAACATGACGAAGCTCGTCGCGCTGCGCGCCCGCGTGAAGGACGACGCGGAGAAGGCGGGCGCGAAGATCAGCTACCTGCCGTTCATCTTCAAGGCGATCGCGACGGCCCTGCGCAAGTTCCCGAGCCTCAACACCTCCTTCGACGAGGCGACGGGCGAAATCGTCCACAAGTCGTACTACAACATCGGCATGGCGGTCGCTGCCGAAGCGGGGCTGCTCGTGCCCGTGCTGCGTGACGTGGACCGCAAGAGCATCGTCGAACTCGCCAAGGAAGTCGTGGACCTCGCGGGCCGCACGCGAGACGGCAAGCTCTCGGCGGACGAACTCACCGGCAGCACGTTCAGCGTCACGAACATCGGCTCGATCGGGGCGCTCTTCTCATTCCCGATCATCAACGTGCCCGACGCCGCCATCTTGGGCATCCACTCCATCCAGAAGCGTCCCATCGTGAACGATCGTGACGAAATCGAAGTCGCGCACATGATGTACCTCTCGCTGTCCTTCGATCACCGCCTCGTGGACGGCGCCGAGGCCGCACGTTTCTGCAAGGAAGTCATTCGTCTGCTGGAAAACCCGGACACCTTGCTGCTCGAAGGCATCTGA
- a CDS encoding alpha-ketoacid dehydrogenase subunit beta yields MTALQEKQTTVSATGTLSLNFIQALNLGIREEMRRDETVVLFGEDVGARGGVFLATEGIQAEFGKKRVFDTPLSEASIVGAAVGMAVRGMRPIAEIQFADYMGPAFDQIISQAAKIRYRSGAQFTAPLVIRTPSGGGVRGGHHHSQSPESYFTHTPGLKVVMPSTPYDARGLLKAAVRSDDPVIFFEPKRLYRAFKEDIPAEDYVVELGKAKVRQEGADLTIVGYGGVMPDAMKAAAALQGEGVSVEVIDLRSLVPWDKETVLASVAKTGRVLLVSEAPRISNFMGEVAYSIQEELFDQLLAPVLQVAGFDTPYPYVQDKIYLPGPNRMVRAAAKLLGYA; encoded by the coding sequence GTGACCGCCCTGCAAGAAAAACAAACGACCGTCTCCGCCACGGGCACCCTCAGCCTCAACTTCATCCAGGCGCTCAACCTCGGCATCCGCGAGGAGATGCGCCGCGACGAGACGGTCGTGCTCTTCGGCGAGGATGTCGGCGCGCGCGGCGGCGTGTTCCTCGCCACCGAGGGCATTCAAGCGGAGTTCGGCAAGAAGCGCGTCTTCGACACGCCCCTCAGCGAAGCGAGCATCGTCGGCGCGGCCGTCGGAATGGCCGTGCGCGGCATGCGGCCCATCGCCGAGATTCAATTCGCCGATTACATGGGCCCCGCCTTCGACCAGATCATTTCGCAAGCCGCGAAGATTCGCTACCGCTCGGGCGCGCAGTTCACGGCGCCCCTCGTGATTCGCACGCCTTCGGGCGGCGGTGTGCGCGGCGGGCACCACCACAGCCAAAGCCCCGAGAGCTACTTCACGCACACGCCCGGCCTCAAGGTCGTCATGCCGAGCACGCCGTACGACGCGCGCGGTCTGCTCAAGGCCGCCGTGCGCAGCGACGACCCGGTGATCTTCTTCGAGCCCAAGCGCTTGTACCGCGCGTTCAAGGAAGACATTCCCGCCGAGGACTACGTCGTGGAACTCGGCAAGGCGAAGGTGCGCCAAGAAGGCGCGGACCTCACGATCGTCGGATACGGCGGCGTGATGCCCGACGCGATGAAAGCCGCCGCCGCCCTGCAAGGCGAAGGCGTGAGCGTCGAAGTGATCGACTTGCGCTCTCTCGTGCCGTGGGACAAGGAAACGGTCCTCGCCAGCGTCGCGAAGACGGGCCGCGTTCTGCTCGTATCCGAAGCGCCGCGCATCTCGAACTTCATGGGCGAGGTCGCGTACTCGATTCAAGAGGAGCTGTTCGATCAGTTGCTCGCTCCCGTCTTGCAAGTCGCGGGCTTCGACACGCCCTACCCGTACGTGCAAGACAAGATCTACCTGCCCGGCCCCAACCGCATGGTGCGGGCCGCCGCGAAACTGCTCGGGTACGCGTGA
- a CDS encoding thiamine pyrophosphate-dependent dehydrogenase E1 component subunit alpha, with the protein MHQPFTDTPIRLVGDDGRKIGTWTLDLTEVQLVAVLRDMIRAREFDKKLITILRQGRTTFYAQSSGMEATQVGLSRAMRAGHDWIWPYYRDQGIALGLGVSMRDLFAQCLGTNADLNKGRQMPHHFGIKNFNFVSISSSIANQVAPATGTAMAQKYLGTDEITVCTFGDGATSEGDWHAGLNMAGVNKAPVMFVCENNQWAISVDFKGQTAAENIAIKARAYGMPGYYVDGNDVMAVMSVLKQVAEDVRSGKGPALVECLTYRVGSHSNADADAEKQYRSREEVAFWQQKDPIDRFERFLKAEGVAVDRAALVAEANREIDDALDHADASGFPAWDVMFEDVYSDTPVHIGEQRAFVKAEQEVTS; encoded by the coding sequence ATGCATCAGCCGTTCACCGACACGCCCATCCGCTTGGTGGGCGACGACGGCAGAAAAATCGGGACGTGGACGTTGGACTTGACGGAAGTCCAGCTCGTCGCGGTGCTTCGCGACATGATCCGCGCCCGGGAATTCGACAAGAAGCTCATCACCATCCTGCGTCAAGGGCGCACGACGTTCTACGCGCAATCGAGCGGGATGGAAGCCACCCAAGTCGGCCTTTCGCGCGCCATGCGCGCGGGCCACGACTGGATCTGGCCGTATTACCGCGACCAAGGCATCGCCCTCGGGCTCGGCGTCTCCATGCGCGACCTCTTCGCGCAGTGCCTCGGCACGAACGCCGACCTCAACAAAGGTCGGCAGATGCCGCACCACTTCGGCATCAAGAACTTCAACTTCGTCTCGATCAGCTCCAGCATCGCCAATCAAGTCGCGCCTGCGACGGGCACGGCGATGGCGCAGAAGTACCTCGGCACGGACGAGATCACCGTGTGCACCTTCGGCGACGGCGCGACGTCGGAAGGTGACTGGCACGCGGGCCTCAACATGGCGGGCGTGAACAAGGCGCCCGTGATGTTCGTGTGCGAAAACAACCAGTGGGCGATCTCCGTGGACTTCAAAGGTCAGACGGCGGCCGAGAACATCGCCATCAAGGCGAGGGCGTACGGCATGCCTGGCTACTACGTGGACGGCAATGACGTCATGGCCGTCATGAGCGTTCTCAAGCAAGTCGCCGAGGACGTGCGCTCGGGCAAAGGCCCCGCCCTCGTGGAGTGCCTCACGTACCGCGTCGGCTCGCACTCCAACGCGGACGCCGACGCCGAGAAGCAGTACCGCTCGCGCGAAGAAGTCGCCTTCTGGCAGCAGAAGGACCCCATCGACCGGTTCGAGCGCTTTCTCAAAGCCGAAGGCGTCGCCGTGGACCGCGCCGCCCTCGTCGCCGAGGCGAACCGTGAAATCGACGACGCCCTCGACCACGCGGATGCCAGCGGCTTTCCCGCTTGGGACGTCATGTTCGAGGACGTGTACTCGGACACACCCGTTCACATCGGCGAGCAGCGCGCGTTCGTCAAAGCCGAGCAAGAGGTGACGTCGTGA
- a CDS encoding amino acid transporter — MCLTGVDYFSTLGYQPGIAALAAGALSPIATLILVLVTLLGALPMYRRVAKESPHGQGSISMFENLLSYWPSKLLALALIGFVATDFVITITLSAADAAVHVVENPYVNGYLEGLNIPLTLFLVALLGGVFLKGFKEAVGLAVVLVVTYIAMSVVVIADGLAFVTRNLDVVANWRSSLAAQFHSPWLMIGTALFVFPKLALGLSGFETGVTVMPLVKGDPNDKAYRPKGRIRNTKKLLTTAALVMSALLLGSSFVATLLIPPEAFLAGGAANGRALAYLAHENFGPLFGTIYDLSTIMILWFAGASAMSGLLNIVPRYLPRYGMAPDWAQATRPLVLLFTLIGFAITLIFRADVTAQGGAYATGVLVLMSSAALAVTLSTRRLGERGLSGVFAAITVVFVLTTILNVFERPDGLVIASFFIAAILGISLLSRVARATELRVDRVEFDHTALRFILGARNAPIRFIANQLETSDPDELRLRELDVRYDTHLPEGDPVMFLEVHVADASNFSEVLDVRGVAIGSFQVLRAETSAVPNAVAAILLAVRDLTGHVPHVYFEWNDESGVRNALKFLIAGEGDTAPLTHEVLRVAEKNLGQRPMVHVGG; from the coding sequence ATGTGCCTCACGGGCGTCGACTACTTCTCCACCCTCGGTTACCAACCTGGCATCGCCGCGCTCGCCGCCGGGGCCCTCAGCCCTATCGCGACGCTGATCCTCGTGCTCGTGACGCTGCTCGGCGCGCTTCCGATGTACCGGCGCGTCGCGAAGGAAAGTCCGCACGGGCAAGGCTCGATCTCCATGTTCGAGAACTTGCTGTCGTACTGGCCGAGCAAGCTCCTCGCCCTCGCCCTGATCGGCTTCGTCGCCACGGACTTCGTCATCACCATCACCCTCTCGGCCGCCGACGCCGCCGTGCACGTCGTCGAAAATCCTTACGTCAACGGCTACCTCGAAGGACTCAACATTCCCCTCACGCTCTTTCTCGTGGCGCTGCTGGGCGGCGTGTTCCTGAAGGGATTCAAGGAAGCGGTGGGGCTGGCCGTCGTGCTCGTCGTGACGTACATCGCCATGAGCGTCGTCGTGATCGCCGACGGTCTCGCGTTCGTCACGCGAAACCTCGACGTCGTCGCCAACTGGCGTTCGAGCCTCGCCGCGCAGTTTCACAGCCCCTGGCTGATGATCGGTACGGCCCTGTTCGTCTTTCCGAAGCTCGCGCTGGGCCTGTCGGGCTTCGAGACGGGCGTGACCGTCATGCCGCTCGTGAAGGGCGACCCGAACGACAAGGCCTACCGTCCCAAGGGCCGCATTCGCAACACCAAAAAACTCCTCACGACGGCCGCCCTCGTCATGAGCGCGTTGCTGCTCGGCTCCAGTTTCGTCGCGACCCTGCTGATTCCTCCCGAGGCCTTCTTGGCGGGCGGCGCCGCGAACGGACGGGCCCTCGCGTACCTCGCGCACGAGAACTTCGGACCGCTTTTCGGCACGATCTACGACCTTTCCACGATCATGATCTTGTGGTTCGCGGGCGCCTCGGCGATGTCGGGCCTCTTGAACATCGTGCCGCGCTACTTGCCGCGCTACGGCATGGCGCCCGATTGGGCGCAGGCGACGCGTCCTCTCGTGCTGCTGTTCACGCTCATCGGTTTCGCCATCACCTTGATCTTTCGCGCGGACGTCACCGCGCAAGGCGGCGCGTACGCGACGGGCGTGCTCGTCTTGATGTCGTCGGCGGCGCTCGCCGTGACGCTCTCCACGCGCCGCCTCGGCGAGCGAGGGCTGTCCGGCGTGTTCGCCGCCATCACGGTCGTGTTCGTCCTCACGACGATCCTCAACGTCTTCGAGCGGCCTGACGGCTTGGTCATCGCGTCGTTCTTCATCGCCGCGATTCTCGGCATCTCGCTGCTGTCGCGCGTCGCGCGCGCCACCGAGTTGCGTGTCGACCGCGTGGAGTTCGACCATACCGCGCTGCGCTTCATTCTCGGCGCACGAAACGCGCCCATCCGCTTCATCGCCAATCAACTCGAGACGAGCGATCCCGACGAACTGCGTCTGCGCGAACTCGACGTGCGTTACGACACGCACCTGCCCGAGGGCGATCCCGTGATGTTCCTGGAGGTGCATGTCGCCGACGCCTCGAACTTCTCGGAAGTGCTGGACGTGCGGGGCGTCGCGATCGGTTCGTTCCAAGTGCTGCGTGCCGAGACGAGCGCCGTCCCGAACGCCGTCGCCGCCATTCTGCTCGCCGTGCGCGACCTCACCGGGCACGTGCCGCACGTGTACTTCGAGTGGAACGACGAAAGCGGGGTTCGCAACGCCCTGAAGTTCCTGATCGCCGGGGAAGGCGACACGGCGCCCCTCACGCACGAAGTCCTGCGCGTCGCCGAGAAGAACCTTGGCCAGCGGCCCATGGTGCACGTGGGCGGTTGA
- the ppk1 gene encoding polyphosphate kinase 1 → MIRTNPTTSNASTFLNRELSWLAFNERVLAEANDERNPLLERLKFCAIAASNLDEFFMVRVAGVHRQLDAGVTVRSPDGLTPAETLANVRRKAGDMLRRIERVANALLRKLRDQGARITRVRDLGMRARAKLREHYLKQIQPVLTPLAVDPSHPFPYISNLSLNLAVIVHDEEEDGQEFARVKVPVGVLPRVVEIDGQYLLLEDIIAAHLGDLFRGRTVLSSYVFRVTRNTDYEFEEEEAEDLLQTIEEGLRRRRFGASVRLEITRDMPKELRDLLTERLDLDDEDVFQLGGPLGLADFMAWNPGRPDLTFKPFVPHVPDIEGEDGVFDTLKKGDVLLHHPYDSFDPVLRFLESAAIDPEVLAIKQTLYRTGNDERLLNVLRTAAENGKQAVALIELKARFDEHRNIAWARALERSGAHVVYGIAGLKTHAKVTLVVRREGGELRRFVHVGTGNYNPRTAKLYTDLSLLTTDPDIGDDVSDLFNHLTGYAEAQYETLLVAPDTARARLYELIDGEAQRARRGEDGWIFAKMNQLTDPGMIEALYRASQAGVRVRLLVRGVCCLRPGVPDLSENITVRSLLGRFLEHARVFAFGGSGVYFGSPDLMSRNLNRRVEVIAPACTASHRERLLSILDTEWHDQRGAWELRPDGAYEKLEGEFSAQEAFMQAAHPRS, encoded by the coding sequence GTGATTCGCACGAACCCCACTACCTCCAACGCCTCGACGTTCCTCAACCGCGAGCTCTCGTGGCTGGCGTTCAACGAGCGCGTTCTCGCCGAAGCGAACGACGAGCGCAACCCGCTGCTCGAGCGCTTGAAGTTCTGCGCGATCGCGGCGAGCAACCTCGACGAGTTCTTCATGGTGCGCGTCGCGGGCGTGCACCGCCAACTCGATGCCGGCGTCACGGTGCGCAGTCCCGACGGCCTCACGCCCGCCGAGACGCTCGCCAACGTCCGCCGAAAGGCCGGAGACATGCTGCGGCGCATCGAACGCGTCGCCAACGCCTTGCTGCGCAAGCTTCGAGATCAAGGGGCGCGCATCACACGCGTGCGCGACCTTGGCATGCGCGCGCGCGCCAAGCTGCGCGAGCACTACCTCAAGCAGATCCAGCCTGTCTTGACGCCCCTCGCCGTCGATCCCAGCCACCCGTTTCCGTACATCTCGAACCTCAGCCTCAACCTCGCCGTGATCGTGCACGACGAGGAAGAAGACGGGCAGGAGTTCGCGCGTGTCAAAGTGCCCGTCGGCGTCTTGCCCCGCGTCGTGGAGATCGACGGGCAGTACCTGCTGCTCGAAGACATTATCGCCGCGCACCTCGGCGACCTTTTCCGAGGTCGCACGGTGTTGTCCTCGTACGTCTTCCGAGTGACGCGCAACACCGATTACGAGTTCGAGGAGGAGGAAGCCGAGGACTTGCTGCAAACGATCGAGGAAGGCTTGCGGCGCCGCCGCTTCGGCGCGTCCGTGCGCTTGGAGATCACGCGGGACATGCCCAAGGAGCTGCGCGACCTGCTGACCGAGCGTCTCGACCTCGACGACGAGGACGTCTTCCAGCTCGGCGGGCCGCTCGGTCTCGCCGACTTCATGGCGTGGAACCCAGGTCGTCCCGACCTCACCTTCAAGCCGTTCGTGCCGCACGTGCCCGACATCGAAGGCGAGGACGGCGTGTTCGACACGCTCAAGAAGGGTGACGTGCTGCTGCACCATCCGTACGACTCCTTCGACCCGGTGCTGCGCTTTTTGGAAAGCGCGGCGATCGACCCGGAAGTCCTCGCGATCAAGCAGACGCTGTACCGCACCGGGAACGACGAGCGCCTGCTCAACGTCTTGAGGACGGCCGCCGAGAACGGCAAGCAAGCCGTCGCCCTGATCGAGCTCAAGGCCCGCTTCGACGAGCACCGCAACATCGCGTGGGCGCGCGCCCTGGAGCGTTCCGGCGCGCACGTCGTGTACGGCATCGCCGGCCTCAAGACGCACGCGAAGGTGACGCTCGTCGTGCGGCGCGAAGGCGGCGAGTTGCGGCGGTTCGTGCACGTCGGGACCGGCAACTACAATCCGCGCACCGCCAAGCTCTACACCGACCTCAGCTTGCTCACGACCGATCCGGACATCGGCGACGACGTCTCCGACCTCTTCAACCACCTCACGGGTTACGCCGAAGCGCAGTACGAAACGCTGCTCGTCGCGCCCGACACCGCCCGCGCCCGCTTGTACGAACTCATCGACGGGGAAGCCCAACGGGCGCGGCGTGGCGAGGACGGTTGGATCTTCGCGAAGATGAACCAGCTCACCGATCCCGGCATGATCGAGGCGTTGTACCGCGCGTCTCAAGCGGGCGTGCGCGTTCGGCTCTTGGTGCGCGGCGTGTGCTGCCTGCGGCCCGGGGTGCCCGACCTTTCCGAGAACATCACGGTGCGCAGCCTGCTCGGGCGCTTCTTGGAGCACGCGCGCGTCTTCGCCTTCGGCGGCAGCGGCGTGTACTTCGGCAGCCCCGACCTCATGAGCCGCAACCTCAACCGCCGCGTCGAAGTCATCGCGCCCGCGTGCACCGCCTCGCACCGCGAGCGCCTGCTGTCCATCCTCGACACCGAGTGGCACGATCAACGCGGCGCGTGGGAGCTGCGCCCCGACGGCGCCTACGAAAAGCTCGAAGGGGAGTTCAGCGCGCAAGAAGCTTTCATGCAAGCCGCTCATCCGAGGAGTTGA
- the fabF gene encoding beta-ketoacyl-ACP synthase II, with amino-acid sequence MKRVVITGLGPLTPIGMGAADFAVAQRAGKSGIGPITRFDASNMACRIAGEVTADFLQFVDPREVKRLDRFVQYALAAAALAVEHAGLTPQDLQSDRTGTLIGTGIGGLETFENQFKVMFERGAHRVSPMFIPMMIANMASGHVAMRYGAMGPSSTVVTACATGSGAIGEAMRYIQLGEADIMLAGGTEAAVTPIAIGSFSNMKALSTRNDDPQKASRPFSATRDGFVLGEGAGVLILEELEHARARGATIYAELLGYGVSADAHHITAPAPEGRGAQVAMRLALRSAGVNPEEVGYVNAHGTSTPANDLAETQAIKAIYGEHARKLQISSTKSMTGHLLGAAGAIEAIATAQALTDGILPPTINLDDPDPELDLDYIPHHAREAQVEVAMSNSFAFGGQNAVLVMRRFRS; translated from the coding sequence ATGAAACGAGTTGTCATCACGGGTCTCGGTCCCCTCACCCCGATCGGCATGGGCGCGGCAGACTTCGCAGTCGCGCAACGCGCGGGCAAGAGCGGCATCGGTCCCATCACGCGGTTCGACGCGTCGAACATGGCGTGCCGCATCGCCGGTGAAGTGACCGCCGACTTTCTTCAGTTCGTCGATCCGCGCGAAGTCAAGCGCCTCGACCGCTTCGTGCAGTACGCCCTCGCCGCCGCCGCCCTCGCCGTCGAACACGCGGGCCTCACGCCGCAAGACTTGCAAAGCGACCGGACGGGCACCCTCATCGGAACGGGCATCGGCGGTCTGGAGACCTTCGAGAACCAGTTCAAGGTGATGTTCGAGCGCGGCGCGCACCGCGTCTCGCCGATGTTCATCCCGATGATGATCGCCAACATGGCGTCCGGTCACGTCGCGATGCGCTACGGCGCGATGGGACCGAGCTCCACGGTCGTCACGGCCTGCGCGACGGGAAGCGGCGCCATCGGCGAGGCGATGCGCTACATCCAACTCGGCGAAGCGGACATCATGCTCGCCGGAGGCACCGAGGCGGCCGTGACGCCCATCGCGATCGGAAGCTTCTCGAACATGAAGGCGCTCAGCACCCGCAACGACGATCCGCAAAAGGCGAGTCGTCCGTTCAGCGCGACGCGCGACGGCTTCGTGCTCGGCGAAGGCGCGGGCGTGTTGATCCTCGAAGAGCTCGAACACGCGCGGGCGCGCGGCGCGACGATCTACGCCGAATTGCTCGGCTACGGCGTGTCGGCCGACGCGCACCACATCACGGCGCCCGCGCCCGAAGGTCGCGGCGCGCAAGTCGCGATGCGGCTCGCGCTGCGCTCGGCGGGCGTCAATCCCGAGGAAGTCGGGTACGTCAACGCGCACGGCACGTCCACGCCCGCCAACGACCTCGCGGAAACGCAAGCGATCAAAGCGATCTACGGCGAGCACGCGCGCAAGTTGCAAATCAGCTCCACGAAGAGCATGACGGGCCACCTGCTCGGCGCCGCCGGGGCGATCGAGGCGATCGCGACGGCGCAAGCCCTAACGGACGGCATCCTGCCGCCCACCATCAACCTCGACGATCCGGACCCGGAGCTCGACCTCGACTACATCCCGCACCACGCGCGCGAAGCGCAAGTCGAAGTCGCCATGTCGAACTCCTTCGCGTTCGGCGGGCAAAACGCCGTGCTGGTGATGCGCCGCTTTCGAAGCTGA
- the acpP gene encoding acyl carrier protein — MDTYEQIKEVIVEKLGVDADKIAPDARFVEDLGADSLETVELIMGLEDKFGITISDEEAEGIRTVQAAVDYINSKQ; from the coding sequence ATGGATACGTACGAACAAATCAAAGAAGTGATCGTCGAGAAGCTCGGTGTGGACGCGGACAAGATCGCCCCGGACGCCCGCTTCGTCGAGGATCTCGGCGCGGACAGCCTCGAGACCGTCGAGCTCATCATGGGCCTCGAGGACAAGTTCGGCATCACCATCTCCGACGAGGAAGCCGAAGGCATCCGCACCGTGCAAGCGGCCGTCGACTACATCAACAGCAAGCAGTAA